In one window of Mesorhizobium sp. B2-1-1 DNA:
- a CDS encoding hydroxyacid dehydrogenase — translation MTRILSTHRLHPRAAAMLAGAGELVVASAIDPGTLAAEARNADIVIVRAPLPPLLFEGATRLRAAIRHGAGLDMIPMEAAIAAGVLVANVPAVNARSVAEHVMFAALALLRQFRVVDRDLRAKGWLAGREHANSNIELAGKTIGIVGLGAVGQAVGHIAAHGFDLKVVATIRSMQPAPDKVGFLSIDALVEQSDIIVLCCPLTPETRGLISRERISRMKPNALLINVSRGPVVDDDALIEALRERRIGGAALDVFSTQPLPPDHPYFSFDNVVITPHMAGITEESMMRMGVGAAGEALLVLAGKLPVNLRNPEVVGHYRRRFPADS, via the coding sequence ATGACGCGCATCCTGTCGACGCACAGACTGCATCCGCGCGCCGCGGCCATGCTGGCGGGGGCGGGTGAGCTTGTCGTCGCCTCGGCCATCGATCCGGGCACGCTGGCCGCCGAGGCGAGGAATGCCGACATCGTCATTGTGCGCGCGCCCCTGCCGCCACTGTTGTTCGAGGGTGCCACCAGGTTGCGGGCAGCGATCCGCCATGGCGCCGGGCTCGACATGATCCCGATGGAAGCAGCGATCGCGGCAGGTGTGCTGGTCGCCAACGTGCCGGCGGTCAACGCACGCTCGGTGGCCGAGCATGTGATGTTTGCAGCCCTCGCCCTGCTTCGGCAGTTTCGTGTCGTCGACCGCGACCTGCGCGCCAAGGGCTGGCTTGCCGGTCGCGAGCACGCCAATTCCAACATCGAGCTCGCCGGCAAGACGATCGGCATCGTCGGTCTCGGCGCCGTCGGACAGGCCGTTGGCCATATCGCCGCGCATGGGTTCGACCTGAAAGTGGTCGCAACGATCCGCAGCATGCAGCCGGCGCCGGACAAGGTCGGCTTCCTGTCGATCGACGCGCTGGTCGAGCAGAGCGACATCATCGTCCTGTGCTGTCCGCTGACGCCGGAAACGCGCGGCCTGATCAGCCGCGAACGCATATCGCGCATGAAACCCAACGCGCTGCTGATCAACGTGTCGCGCGGGCCCGTCGTCGATGACGACGCGCTGATCGAGGCCTTGCGGGAGCGCCGCATCGGCGGTGCCGCGCTCGACGTGTTCTCGACGCAGCCGCTGCCACCGGATCATCCCTATTTCAGCTTCGACAATGTCGTCATCACCCCGCACATGGCCGGCATCACCGAGGAATCGATGATGCGCATGGGCGTTGGCGCGGCCGGCGAGGCCCTGCTGGTGCTGGCAGGCAAATTGCCGGTCAATCTGCGCAACCCGGAAGTGGTCGGGCACTATCGGCGACGGTTTCCCGCCGACAGCTAG